The following coding sequences are from one Veillonella rodentium window:
- a CDS encoding DUF805 domain-containing protein translates to MKENIYSILYNELVLNYANGKGRTNRRDFWLTKASIVFLYGCITLLMGLVAVFTPNHFIYVVGFEKGLLVCLTLLLCLPMIMLMARRLRDSNNSRELLVLILVPILGWLLLIFFFCKKSQPYALNTETDSNVGTVSNAESASNTEFAPDSDPGYISGGDFVSEVASEHHSVSASVSGAESVAAHNVPIIITIALLAVGSICNYLGMSLVDRAYERELSAYAALQPSSFTTKAAIELRNPQATADGRKVIELYFDALAKGDYRTAYRQLAPREMERYGDFETWKNKVNKQNYAVENISLDFVYRSEDDEPIKEYMSYVVTFKGNRRSMAVNMYYTGTAWVIYSVKPAEKE, encoded by the coding sequence ATGAAAGAGAACATATATAGTATCCTCTACAATGAGTTGGTACTGAATTATGCGAACGGCAAAGGACGTACAAATCGGCGGGATTTTTGGCTAACTAAGGCCTCTATAGTCTTTTTATATGGATGTATTACTTTACTTATGGGACTGGTGGCCGTCTTTACGCCAAATCATTTTATATATGTCGTCGGATTTGAAAAAGGTTTATTAGTCTGTTTAACATTACTCTTGTGCCTACCTATGATCATGCTGATGGCACGGCGATTACGGGACTCCAATAACTCCCGTGAATTACTTGTTTTGATACTGGTGCCCATACTGGGCTGGCTACTGTTAATCTTTTTCTTTTGTAAGAAAAGCCAGCCGTATGCCCTCAATACCGAAACGGATTCGAATGTTGGCACCGTTTCTAATGCGGAATCTGCTTCTAATACTGAATTTGCTCCTGATTCGGATCCCGGCTATATTTCTGGAGGTGATTTCGTTTCCGAAGTCGCCTCTGAACATCATTCTGTTTCGGCAAGTGTTTCTGGCGCTGAAAGTGTGGCTGCTCATAATGTGCCGATCATTATAACGATTGCGTTATTGGCGGTCGGTTCTATTTGCAATTATTTAGGTATGTCTCTCGTTGACCGTGCCTATGAGAGGGAGTTATCCGCCTATGCCGCATTGCAACCGAGTTCTTTTACCACAAAAGCGGCTATAGAATTGAGAAATCCGCAAGCTACGGCGGACGGACGCAAGGTGATCGAACTGTATTTTGATGCTCTTGCGAAAGGAGATTACAGGACGGCATATCGTCAATTAGCACCTCGTGAAATGGAGCGATACGGTGATTTTGAGACATGGAAAAACAAGGTGAACAAGCAGAATTATGCGGTTGAAAATATTTCACTGGACTTTGTCTATCGCAGTGAGGACGATGAACCGATTAAGGAATATATGAGTTATGTTGTCACTTTCAAAGGCAATAGACGGAGCATGGCTGTTAATATGTATTATACGGGAACCGCGTGGGTGATTTATTCTGTAAAGCCCGCTGAAAAGGAGTAG
- the trpB gene encoding tryptophan synthase subunit beta, whose protein sequence is MSKQARHGYFGSFGGQFMPETLMNAVIELEEAYNKYKDDPEFVRELEDLHRNYTGRPSLLYYAKRMTKDLGGAKIYLKREDLNHTGSHKLNNVLGQMLLAKRMGKTRVIAETGAGQHGVATATVAALMGMDCEVFMGAEDCERQALNVYRMELLGAKVHSVTSGTGTLKDAVSEAMREWTNRMADTHYVLGSVMGAHPFPLIVRDFQSIISREAREQILAAEGKLPTAVMACVGGGSNAMGMFYNFIPDESVRLIGCEAAGRGIDTEEHAATMSKGSVGIFHGMKSYFCQNEDGQIAPVYSISAGLDYPGIGPEHAFLHDSGRAEYVPVTDDEAVDAFEYLSRLEGIIPAIESAHAVAHARKIAPTMSKDDIIIICLSGRGDKDVAAMAKYRGVDIHE, encoded by the coding sequence ATGAGTAAGCAAGCAAGACATGGCTATTTTGGCTCTTTCGGAGGTCAATTTATGCCGGAAACATTGATGAATGCAGTCATCGAATTGGAAGAGGCGTACAACAAATATAAAGACGATCCCGAGTTTGTACGTGAGCTGGAGGATTTACATCGCAACTATACCGGCCGTCCGTCCCTTTTGTATTATGCGAAGCGTATGACAAAGGATTTGGGTGGTGCCAAGATCTACCTTAAACGGGAAGACTTGAATCACACCGGTTCTCATAAGTTGAATAATGTACTCGGTCAGATGCTGCTCGCGAAACGGATGGGTAAGACCCGCGTTATCGCCGAAACGGGTGCCGGCCAACACGGTGTGGCGACGGCTACCGTAGCGGCTTTGATGGGTATGGACTGTGAAGTGTTCATGGGTGCAGAGGACTGTGAACGCCAGGCGCTCAACGTGTACCGGATGGAACTGTTGGGGGCCAAGGTTCATTCCGTAACGAGCGGTACGGGTACATTGAAAGATGCCGTGTCGGAGGCGATGCGCGAGTGGACGAACCGCATGGCGGACACGCATTATGTGTTGGGTTCCGTTATGGGGGCGCATCCATTTCCGCTAATCGTACGTGATTTTCAATCCATCATCAGCCGTGAAGCGCGTGAGCAGATTCTGGCGGCGGAGGGTAAACTGCCGACCGCTGTTATGGCCTGTGTTGGGGGCGGCTCCAATGCGATGGGCATGTTCTATAATTTTATTCCTGATGAAAGCGTGCGTCTCATCGGCTGCGAGGCTGCCGGACGCGGTATCGATACGGAAGAACATGCAGCGACAATGTCGAAGGGCAGTGTAGGTATCTTTCACGGTATGAAATCCTATTTCTGTCAGAATGAAGACGGACAAATCGCGCCGGTATATTCTATCTCGGCCGGTCTTGATTATCCGGGCATCGGACCGGAACACGCATTCCTGCACGATAGCGGTCGTGCCGAATACGTGCCTGTAACGGACGATGAAGCGGTGGATGCTTTTGAATACTTATCCCGGTTAGAAGGCATTATTCCTGCTATCGAGAGTGCGCATGCGGTGGCGCATGCACGCAAAATCGCCCCTACCATGAGTAAGGACGATATCATTATTATTTGTTTATCCGGTCGCGGTGATAAAGATGTGGCGGCTATGGCGAAATACAGAGGGGTGGATATTCATGAGTAA
- a CDS encoding DUF805 domain-containing protein: MRSVNIYDLNYTDAFLLGVRNFVNFKGRASRSEYWRFIACIMIMQGIVEVFLFLCHEMGFYQAFDSFQYVSMIVSLFCILPNLAITTRRMHDIGRSGWTQLLGFIPIIGVFMLLTYELRPGDKGVNVYGERTGYITVTPELSQTIGVEATPTRRQDWLMGTVAFLFEVISMTSVVINLLWAFVNFNGYF; encoded by the coding sequence ATGCGATCAGTAAATATATATGATTTAAATTATACCGATGCGTTCCTCTTGGGGGTCAGGAATTTTGTAAATTTTAAAGGCCGTGCAAGTCGTAGTGAATATTGGCGTTTCATAGCGTGTATCATGATTATGCAAGGTATCGTGGAGGTATTTCTTTTTCTCTGTCATGAAATGGGTTTTTATCAGGCTTTTGACAGCTTTCAATATGTCAGCATGATCGTGAGTCTGTTTTGTATATTGCCTAATCTGGCCATCACGACGCGTCGTATGCATGATATCGGGCGAAGCGGATGGACACAGTTATTGGGATTTATTCCGATTATCGGGGTATTTATGCTGCTCACCTATGAATTGCGCCCCGGTGATAAAGGCGTCAATGTCTATGGTGAACGAACCGGTTATATTACGGTGACGCCTGAATTGAGTCAAACAATCGGTGTGGAAGCAACGCCTACACGACGCCAGGACTGGCTCATGGGAACAGTGGCATTCCTGTTTGAGGTAATTTCTATGACCTCGGTCGTCATCAATCTGCTTTGGGCATTTGTTAATTTTAACGGTTACTTTTAG
- a CDS encoding radical SAM/SPASM domain-containing protein: protein MSNMLHDRTYLFNVKGVNIIGNGDNGAIIGLDDEGLNFIDKIKQGKLGECSLSDKEKQIMTALNELGYFTRSAGNLNTAYLHVTDRCNLSCVGCYSFIENRNSQKDLSTEELLNIVDQLAECGVKGITISGGEPFLRTDMPQILERIKKHNMYAAAITNGTMDWDRVKEALPYLDVLNVSVDGYNRETRFIRNDGIMDKVLDFVEHFKDFIPVNLVFTLHKKNVEYMKEYIQLANELNVSSNFSIFSVDPHDETFSGFVLDESDLGKISKFVNDVEGVYIEDSVINGQSDGLDGLGCKVGCGLGCGIVSVAANGDVFPCHMLHKEEMKMGSLKTDSLKNILKNKEAKWSGITVDDISDCSDCEYKYMCGGGCRGRSYLYHKALEHKDPFCTLTKLYLNKRTKIFEQIAQQA, encoded by the coding sequence ATGAGCAACATGCTTCATGATAGGACTTATTTATTTAATGTCAAAGGTGTAAACATCATCGGCAATGGTGATAATGGTGCAATAATCGGTCTGGATGACGAGGGATTAAATTTTATTGATAAAATTAAACAGGGCAAGCTCGGTGAATGTAGTCTAAGTGATAAAGAGAAACAGATTATGACGGCTTTGAATGAGCTCGGTTATTTTACGAGATCTGCCGGCAACTTGAATACTGCCTATCTCCACGTGACAGATCGATGTAATTTAAGCTGTGTTGGGTGTTATTCTTTCATAGAAAATCGTAACTCACAAAAGGATTTATCTACTGAAGAATTATTAAATATTGTCGATCAACTGGCGGAATGTGGTGTCAAAGGAATAACCATATCCGGTGGGGAACCTTTTTTGAGAACCGATATGCCACAAATACTCGAACGCATTAAGAAGCATAATATGTATGCTGCAGCGATTACAAACGGTACAATGGACTGGGATCGGGTTAAAGAAGCCCTTCCGTACCTTGATGTTTTGAATGTGTCGGTGGACGGATATAATAGGGAAACACGGTTTATCAGAAATGACGGTATAATGGATAAGGTATTGGATTTCGTTGAACATTTCAAAGATTTTATCCCTGTCAATCTAGTGTTTACTTTGCACAAGAAAAATGTTGAATATATGAAAGAATATATTCAACTTGCAAACGAATTAAATGTATCTTCTAATTTTAGTATATTCTCAGTAGACCCGCACGATGAAACGTTTTCCGGTTTCGTTTTAGATGAAAGTGATCTTGGTAAGATTTCAAAGTTCGTTAATGACGTAGAGGGTGTTTACATTGAAGATAGTGTTATTAACGGACAGAGTGACGGCCTTGACGGATTAGGATGCAAAGTCGGTTGTGGTCTAGGGTGCGGTATAGTCAGTGTTGCCGCTAACGGAGATGTTTTTCCTTGTCATATGCTACATAAAGAGGAGATGAAAATGGGCAGTCTTAAGACTGATTCTTTGAAGAACATTCTTAAGAATAAAGAAGCAAAGTGGTCCGGAATAACGGTAGATGATATTTCAGACTGCAGTGACTGTGAATATAAATATATGTGTGGCGGCGGCTGTCGCGGCAGATCCTATTTATATCACAAAGCTTTAGAGCATAAAGATCCGTTCTGTACATTGACAAAACTATACTTGAATAAACGCACAAAGATTTTTGAACAGATTGCTCAGCAAGCATAA
- a CDS encoding DUF805 domain-containing protein: MNCRRKELSMRMCPYCGHEGLNSGSYCSYCGRIHNVSTSLDKYNLGLIENCKRCLIYKYADFEGRASRGEYWLFLLMYQLLFVATLFICAFLSYISPLSSIVGVGVGLVLLVLISVAVAIPGVAVAVRRLHDQGRSGVFVFINIIPLIGTVIFFILMAMPGESTENRFGMPTGYMRMTKRMAHEMGLIDSSPTMNLIVGIICTIVVLWFFVDRLIMA, from the coding sequence ATGAATTGTCGAAGAAAGGAGTTATCCATGAGGATGTGTCCATATTGTGGACACGAGGGGTTGAATAGCGGCTCATACTGTTCATACTGCGGTCGTATTCATAATGTATCAACCTCGTTAGATAAATATAATTTAGGATTGATCGAGAATTGTAAGAGATGTCTCATTTATAAGTATGCCGATTTTGAAGGCCGTGCAAGTCGTGGTGAATACTGGCTTTTTTTATTGATGTATCAGCTGCTCTTTGTGGCGACTCTCTTTATCTGTGCTTTTTTGAGTTATATTAGTCCATTGTCCAGCATCGTCGGTGTAGGGGTAGGATTAGTGCTGTTAGTGCTTATATCCGTGGCCGTAGCGATTCCCGGCGTTGCCGTTGCTGTCCGTCGTCTTCATGATCAGGGACGTTCGGGCGTTTTTGTGTTTATTAATATTATACCGTTAATAGGAACGGTGATTTTCTTTATCCTGATGGCCATGCCCGGTGAAAGTACAGAGAATCGGTTCGGTATGCCGACCGGTTATATGCGGATGACGAAGCGGATGGCGCATGAGATGGGGCTTATAGACTCATCGCCGACAATGAACCTTATCGTAGGAATCATCTGTACGATTGTTGTGCTGTGGTTCTTTGTGGATCGGTTAATTATGGCTTAG
- a CDS encoding CPBP family intramembrane glutamic endopeptidase, whose protein sequence is MNQIKEDKEKLYINFVVLSVFPVVLTLVAGLIIDLLIGDLRYGHFSALITVWISMIIGMVIFPVIYLRQNDKEVCNLSDLGLVIDLPMDGIIIGLLIVSLIIVKTIFLGGDIVFALMQNIPIAFCEEFWSKGVLFTQLRQIFRNDYIVIGIAAMVFAFITHMGNSFVDNLVLRFPFGLIAGFIYYKTGKLAYPVLLHLIYNAMIV, encoded by the coding sequence ATGAATCAAATTAAGGAAGATAAGGAGAAGTTATATATAAATTTTGTTGTTCTATCTGTATTTCCAGTTGTTTTAACACTTGTTGCAGGTTTAATAATAGATCTTCTTATCGGCGATTTACGATATGGTCACTTCTCCGCTTTGATTACCGTTTGGATAAGTATGATTATTGGAATGGTAATTTTCCCGGTGATTTATTTACGCCAAAATGATAAAGAGGTATGTAATTTATCTGATTTAGGGCTAGTTATTGATTTACCGATGGATGGTATAATTATAGGTCTTTTGATTGTATCTCTTATAATAGTAAAAACAATATTTTTAGGAGGCGATATTGTCTTTGCCCTTATGCAGAACATACCGATTGCTTTTTGTGAGGAGTTCTGGAGTAAGGGCGTTCTTTTTACCCAATTAAGACAAATATTCAGGAATGATTATATTGTCATTGGAATAGCGGCAATGGTTTTTGCTTTTATAACACATATGGGTAATAGCTTTGTAGACAATCTTGTGCTTAGATTTCCTTTCGGATTAATTGCCGGATTCATTTATTATAAAACAGGAAAGCTAGCGTATCCTGTTTTACTACATTTAATATATAATGCAATGATTGTTTGA
- a CDS encoding helix-turn-helix transcriptional regulator, translated as MANRIKLYRTMLGLSQHELAEKVGVTRATINSIENGKTIPSLKLANDIAVVLGRSINDVFHTLN; from the coding sequence ATGGCAAACAGAATAAAGCTTTATAGAACTATGTTGGGCTTATCTCAGCATGAATTAGCAGAAAAAGTAGGTGTTACTCGAGCGACTATCAATAGTATTGAAAATGGGAAAACGATTCCTAGCTTAAAATTAGCTAATGATATAGCCGTAGTTCTCGGTAGAAGCATAAACGATGTATTTCATACATTGAACTAA
- the trpA gene encoding tryptophan synthase subunit alpha, producing MSKIKDAFKKGKAFIPFISAGDHGIETTERYIRIMVAAGADMVEIGIPFSDPTAEGPVIQEASTRALSTGVKINDIFDMVRRLRSGDDAVTAPLVFMTYLNPIYVFGREAFFKLCEETGIAGIIVPDMPYEEKGELAGIAHKYGVEVVSLIAPTSENRIEMIAKDAEGFVYCVSSLGVTGMRSEIKTDIKSIVESIRKYTDIPIAVGFGISTPEQAAAMASVSDGAIVGSAIVKIIKDYGESADEALFEYVKKMKAAVSEQ from the coding sequence ATGAGTAAGATTAAAGACGCTTTCAAAAAGGGCAAGGCATTCATCCCGTTCATCAGCGCCGGGGATCACGGCATTGAGACGACGGAGCGCTATATTCGCATTATGGTTGCGGCCGGTGCGGATATGGTGGAAATCGGTATTCCCTTCTCGGACCCTACGGCGGAAGGGCCCGTTATTCAGGAGGCGAGCACCCGTGCATTGTCGACAGGCGTAAAAATCAACGATATCTTCGATATGGTGCGTCGTTTGCGCTCCGGAGATGATGCGGTGACGGCGCCTCTCGTGTTCATGACTTATTTGAACCCGATTTATGTATTCGGCCGTGAAGCATTTTTTAAACTCTGCGAAGAAACGGGTATTGCAGGCATCATCGTGCCGGATATGCCGTACGAAGAAAAAGGTGAGCTGGCAGGTATTGCACATAAATATGGTGTTGAAGTGGTATCGCTCATCGCGCCGACATCCGAAAATCGCATTGAAATGATCGCGAAAGATGCGGAAGGTTTCGTTTACTGTGTATCGTCTCTCGGCGTTACCGGTATGCGCAGCGAAATCAAGACGGATATTAAATCCATCGTCGAGTCGATTCGCAAGTATACGGATATTCCGATTGCCGTCGGATTCGGTATTTCCACGCCGGAGCAGGCGGCGGCTATGGCATCCGTTTCGGACGGTGCTATCGTGGGCTCCGCCATCGTTAAGATTATTAAGGACTACGGAGAATCGGCCGATGAGGCTTTGTTTGAGTATGTCAAAAAAATGAAAGCCGCTGTAAGTGAGCAATAA
- a CDS encoding ABC transporter ATP-binding protein codes for MKRFSLLFQKPLMAISSLTLAILYAIALPALALLIQWITNTLVEKQEISSAQVMISLGFAVAVLGISALYVYVKDRLINSIIRMEKNRIFTEVFSKNISDFRKNNTSVYTSVLNQDIYIIEDDYFETLYSIVGGIATVIAAFVIMWFIYYKIIFIMLGLVIAGLIIPNLLGTKMGKYKNEYLVSFGQFNGVIKDYFNAFEVIKAYRVLVNVINSFGRYNNALESKRLKSKLFEDIVLVVSNFAAFMLSLAMFLICAYYVSINEIRVGDMVAVVQLSNSIMSPIMMILLSLGRVISAKKVWNNIDEIKLRKSGVHDIDIDKLHDTDRIQFSKSIEFKDVSFAYPGKEQNTLQDINIAFEKGKKYAIVGMSGSGKTTLLKMILRYFDNYSGSISIDGYEYSKIDDESVYDNITYMQQHSVMFNDTLEYNLTLGNTVSDNLLDQAIDKANLRKTVDKLAKGLKTIVQENGINFSGGEKKRIEICRALLKKSDIVIVDEFSFGLDNLTAKILERELVGLDATVINVTHFLDEDILRLYDEIIVLEDGSIREVGCFDELYDNGSLFYRLIEKGGEVNEQHAS; via the coding sequence ATGAAACGGTTTAGCTTACTCTTTCAAAAACCGTTAATGGCGATAAGTTCATTAACGCTAGCCATCCTTTATGCAATTGCGTTGCCGGCATTAGCGCTGTTAATACAATGGATTACTAATACTTTGGTTGAAAAACAGGAAATCAGTTCCGCTCAGGTAATGATATCTTTAGGATTTGCAGTGGCTGTTCTTGGCATATCGGCTTTATATGTATATGTAAAGGATCGATTGATAAATTCTATAATACGAATGGAAAAGAACCGTATTTTTACAGAAGTATTTAGTAAGAATATAAGTGATTTCCGTAAGAATAATACATCCGTTTATACATCTGTTCTCAATCAAGATATTTATATTATTGAAGATGATTATTTTGAGACCCTGTATAGTATTGTCGGTGGCATAGCTACAGTTATTGCTGCATTTGTTATTATGTGGTTTATATACTATAAAATTATCTTTATTATGCTAGGGTTAGTTATAGCAGGCTTGATCATCCCTAACTTATTAGGCACTAAGATGGGGAAGTATAAGAACGAATATCTCGTCAGTTTTGGACAGTTTAATGGTGTTATAAAGGATTATTTTAATGCTTTTGAAGTCATCAAGGCTTATCGTGTATTGGTAAATGTTATAAATTCGTTTGGCCGATATAATAATGCACTTGAAAGTAAAAGACTGAAAAGTAAGTTGTTCGAAGATATTGTTTTGGTTGTTTCTAATTTTGCCGCATTTATGTTGAGCTTGGCAATGTTTCTCATATGTGCCTATTACGTGAGTATAAATGAAATACGTGTGGGCGATATGGTTGCCGTTGTGCAACTTTCCAACAGTATTATGAGCCCTATTATGATGATATTGTTGTCATTGGGGCGTGTCATTTCGGCAAAAAAAGTATGGAATAATATCGATGAGATCAAGTTGCGAAAATCTGGTGTTCATGATATTGATATCGATAAACTACATGATACTGATCGGATTCAATTCAGTAAAAGTATAGAATTTAAAGATGTCAGTTTTGCTTATCCGGGAAAAGAGCAGAATACACTTCAGGATATCAACATAGCATTCGAGAAAGGTAAAAAGTACGCAATCGTAGGCATGTCCGGAAGCGGGAAAACGACTTTATTAAAGATGATTTTGCGTTATTTTGATAACTATTCAGGCTCTATATCTATTGATGGATACGAATACAGTAAGATTGATGATGAATCCGTGTATGATAATATCACATATATGCAGCAGCATAGTGTGATGTTCAATGATACGTTGGAATACAATTTAACGTTGGGTAACACGGTTTCCGATAACTTATTGGATCAGGCTATTGATAAAGCAAATCTGAGAAAGACAGTTGATAAATTAGCTAAAGGACTTAAAACGATTGTTCAGGAGAACGGAATAAATTTCTCCGGTGGAGAGAAAAAGCGTATTGAAATATGCAGAGCGCTTTTAAAGAAATCGGATATTGTTATAGTTGATGAGTTCTCGTTCGGACTCGATAATCTTACTGCTAAAATATTGGAACGCGAGCTGGTGGGACTTGATGCAACGGTTATCAATGTTACGCACTTCTTGGATGAAGATATCTTGAGATTATATGATGAAATTATTGTATTAGAGGACGGCAGCATTCGAGAAGTCGGATGTTTTGATGAATTGTACGATAATGGGTCTTTATTCTACCGACTAATAGAAAAAGGAGGAGAAGTGAATGAGCAACATGCTTCATGA